The following proteins are co-located in the Schistosoma mansoni, WGS project CABG00000000 data, supercontig 0062, strain Puerto Rico, whole genome shotgun sequence genome:
- a CDS encoding polyhomeotic, putative has translation MKEPSSLTSNHHANRDDNESLTGENYLQSKAKISTCDLEAEDEDDVDLEDRPLTVDTQESDEALLNESSKKTIPSTNNSVCTISNSVAEDKQDPTSSVTTASKTSFVVINNTPSAVVCLSSSLSSCQSTLSLQNCQSTSVPNKNCSSDGHHTSAPVALATVAPIRMSSVGPDYSLSNEILRPIKPASQDTQTNTVMSNHATPQTVTSIFPSKHEAVSTTSTVSYNPKSSQSSTNERFGFPAISITKPASIGTTSVTISIAPTISSSVITTHSMPSIFNVRTRPTVAQSVLPVLSVGPQPAPPLNTQTSLSSLQSQSTVQFMPLVGNMPVTMPVPATSTGLRNVINHNQAIPIAGAPTAPCPPLQIFNMTPMPQFMGTPSYVLHPTGPVAGANSFQFPQGSTHLLPGLSGSAGVGGTTFNFLQPQNYPSTIFPQPPTIPDLLIDPQNPMGLGHSVLTPPASIALISAINNPSSSSFTSIYPTLLHQPNQNFFPTSSTHSGPVSYPYSTALAAGTHLVNATAPQMATSLVPAAVTNLPNMHNSNETSFMFQSGPPHGTSFISSNFAPNPGQLFPPCQFPTFPNLFQTNDNCLTNTFISSSLPTDLTSTCDTKSSLNMNGSNLGGNGGTCLSTYWPYVSSNDLINPTSIVQATNSTHQTDFLHKMNDVNTDNSGILNVENINDGTTTTTTITINPLTHAPINSSINSTLTTINTATTTNITSALDNGSHNKNNIPLNSSTVVLPAIRRRRRLFAQNGIKPITNVIQSPFLNHTNSMNDESNNSTVMNSTGDDTNNPTVSDSLLCANVNNSNDNDDNNNDNSVDNDANGINNSNRDSLTTCDNELKQSDTIQSPDKLTPSTKSSASTIPTFRSNTLPQSVEDVQLCNQISTDIEFTSKLSKEISSVMVTTIVTTQLIPTMSTITMTSNTTITPSQMITTSFATSPDATKIHDLNHNADSSVSSTSLPFSPSNADNSSKTVYKNSDLLQNESKMVSVGKSDDKEAAKNIVNNQMKSPVSSTLLVNNDSNNTSDQKDSINENYSKLLSTVCVSSSGSNNSIDASSTTYSKLKSTITPFEFPPPPVLIGPDDRRILTHYIDGHIIYESDKPFPVKNGMIVVETALMKQQSCLVSSTNSPLKTFLINGYEDGVMSTVKSPTAPSFSSLKTTAVKPVDNHESEALIATPSRLPIQDVGGCGSGWINPLKASNSSSLSIVDKHTNHPGSIATSNSPAMLLHYETRRRKPSNEQQLYNDIHDENDSSPSTSNHYHQPTQGILASYPHSTILSLANRNSASVVYTQSPIVSIPSRNDRQSSSDMKGGNELTVMDGKSIESYSHHSQYQHTESSTSLSKPLNEIQSSSGIMMGLTSTAFNQSTCQQRLPSIAQAMYGISQTITPSFGLLTPNPPPKGPIYKWTPDDVVAFVRGTPGCGAYASAFLNNEIDGEALLLLAEDQFIQPPIGMKIGPALKLVARLESLKNCC, from the exons ATTCAGTTGCTGAAGATAAACAGGATCCTACCTCAAGTGTTACAACTGCAAGTAAAACGTCATTTGTAGTAATCAACAACACTCCATCCGCCGTTGTATGTTTATCTTCATCACTTTCGTCTTGCCAATCTACACTTTCGCTTCAAAACTGTCAATCTACAAGTGTTCCTAACAAAAATTGCTCTTCGGATGGACATCATACCAGTGCTCCTGTTGCTCTAGCAACTGTGGCTCCTATAAGAATGTCATCTGTGGGGCCTGACTATAGCCTTTC AAACGAAATTTTAAGACCTATTAAACCTGCTTCACAAGATACCCAGACAAATACGGTTATGAGCAATCATGCCACTCCGCAGACTGTTACATCAATATTTCCTAGCAAGCATGAAGCTGTTTCTACAACATCAACCGTGTCTTATAACCCTAAATCTAGTCAAAGTAGCACAAACGAAAGATTTGGCTTTCCTGCTATTAGTATCACCAAACCTGCGTCTATTGGCACGACTTCTGTCACAATTTCTATTGCTCCTACTATTAGCTCTTCTGTGATTACTACGCACAGCATGCCAAGTATATTCAATGTGAGGACACGTCCGACGGTCGCTCAGTCAGTACTTCCAGTGTTGTCTGTTGGTCCCCAACCAGCTCCACCTCTCAACACACAAACTTCTCTTTCATCCTTACAGTCTCAATCTACTGTACAATTTATGCCTCTTGTCGGTAATATGCCTGTCACAATGCCAGTTCCTGCAACATCTACCGGTTTAAGAAATGTTATAAATCACAACCAGGCTATACCAATTGCTGGTGCACCAACTGCACCATGTCCTCCGCTTCAAATTTTCAACATGACACCCATGCCACAATTTATGG GTACTCCTAGTTATGTGCTACATCCTACTGGGCCAGTTGCCGGTGCAAACAGCTTCCAGTTTCCTCAAGGATCAACACACTTGCTACCTGGATTATCAGGAAGTGCGGGGGTCGGTGGGACAACATTCAATTTTTTACAACCACAAAATTATCCGTCAACGATTTTTCCTCAGCCTCCCACTATACCTGATCTACTCATTGACCCACAAAATCCTATGGGTTTAGGGCATTCTGTTTTAACCCCACCTGCATCGATCGCTCTCATAAGTGCTATAAATAACCCTAGTTCATCGTCCTTCACATCAATTTATCCGACTCTTTTACATCAACCTAACCAAAATTTTTTCCCAACATCATCTACACACTCTGGTCCAGTGTCCTATCCATATTCAACTGCCTTAGCGGCTGGTACACATTTGGTGAATGCAACTGCACCACAAATGGCTACTTCTTTAGTTCCCGCTGCAGTTACAAATTTGCCAAATATGCATAACTcaaacgaaacaagtttcatgTTTCAATCTGGACCGCCACATGGTACTTCTTTCATTTCAAGTAATTTCGCTCCAAATCCAGGACAATTGTTCCCACCTTGTCAA ttcCCTACATTTCCAAATCTATTTCAAACCAATGATAATTGTTTAACTAATACATTTATCTCATCTAGTCTACCAACTGATTTAACTTCTACTTGTGACACAAAATCATCTTTAAATATGAATGGAAGTAATCTTGGCGGTAATGGTGGTACTTGTTTATCAACTTATTGGCCGTATGTTAGTTCAAATGATCTAATAAATCCAACATCTATTGTTCAAGCAACCAATTCAACTCATCAAACAGATTTTTTACA TAAAATGAATGATGTCAATACAGACAATAGTGGTATTTTAAATGTTGAAAATATTAATGatggtactactactactaccactattacCATAAATCCATTAACTCAT GCACCAATTAATTCTTCAATTAACAGTACGTTAACTACAATAAATACTGCTACCACTACTAATATCACCTCTGCGTTAGATAATGGTagtcataataaaaataatatcccACTTAATTCCTCTACAGTTGTTCTACCAGCTATACGTCGTCGACGTCGATTATTTGCACAAAATGGTATTAAACCAATTACAAATGTGATTCAAAGTCCTTTTCTAAATCATACTAATTCCATGAATGATGAGAGTAATAATTCGACTGTGATGAATTCCACTGGTGATGATACAAATAATCCAACGGTATCTGATTCACTACTTTGTGCAAatgttaataatagtaatgataatgatgataataataatgataacagtgTTGATAATGATGCTAAtggtattaataatagtaatagggATTCTCTAACAACATGTGACAATGAATTGAAACAATCGGACACTATACAG TCGCCCGATAAATTGACTCCCTCTACAAAATCATCAGCTTCCACAATACCCACTTTCAGGAGCAACACTTTACCGCAATCTGTTGAAGATGTGCAGTTATGTAATCAAATCTCTACTGATATTGAATTTACTTCCAAATTATCGAAAGAAAT CAGTTCCGTAATGGTGACAACGATAGTGACAACTCAACTAATACCAACTATGTCAACCATCACCATGACATCAAATACAACAATCACTCCTTCACAAATGATTACTACTTCCTTTGCAACCAGCCCAGATGCAACCaaaattcatgatcttaatcacaATGCAGATAGTTCAGTTTCTTCAACTTCTCTACCATTTTCACCTTCAAATGCTGATAATAGTAGTAAAACGGTATATAAGAACTCAGATCTTTTACAAAATGAAAGTAAAATGGTATCAGTTGGAAAATCTGATGACAAAGAAGCAGCAAAAAATATCGTCaataatcaaatgaaatcaCCTGTCAGTAGCACTTTGCTAgtaaataatgatagtaataatactagTGATCAGAAAGATTcaattaatgaaaattattcaaaattattaagCACAGTTTGTGTTAgcagtagtggtagtaataatagtattgaCGCTAGTAGTACAACGTATTCTAAATTAAAGTCAACGATAACACCTTTTGAATTTCCTCCTCCACCTGTACTTATTGGTCCTGATGATCGACGTATATTAACTCATTACATTGATGGACATATTATTTATGAAAGTGATAAACCATTTCCA GTGAAAAATGGTATGATAGTAGTTGAAACAGCTCTCATGAAACAACAGTCTTGTCTAGTCAGTTCTACCAATTCACCACTTAAGACTTTCCTCATTAATGGTTATGAGGACGGAGTAATGAGCACTGTTAAATCACCTACAGCTCCATCTTTCTCATCATTAAAAACAACAGCTGTAAAACCAGTTGATAACCATGAATCCGAGGCGTTAATCGCTACTCCATCTAGATTACCTATTCAAGATGTTGGTGGCTGTGGTAGTGGTTGGATAAACCCACTGAAAGCGTCAAATTCATCATCACTATCTATTGTAGACAAGCATACAAATCATCCAGGATCAATTGCTACGTCTAATTCCCCCGCTATGTTGTTACATTATGAAACTCGACGTCGTAAACCATccaatgaacaacaactgtACAACGATattcatgatgaaaatgatt CATCACCATCAACatccaatcattatcatcaaccaACACAAGGAATTTTAGCATCATATCCCCATTCTACTATATTGTCTTTAGCTAATCGTAATTCGGCTAGTGTTGTTTACACTCAATCACCTATTGTATCAATTCCTAGTCGAAATGATAGACAATCATCTTCTGATATGAAAGGAGGAAATGAATTGACTGTTATGGATGGTAAATCAATTGAAAGTTATTCACATCATTCACAATATCAGCACACTGAATCTTCAACATCGCTTAGTAAACCATTAAATGAAATCCAGTCCAGTTCTGGA ATTATGATGGGATTAACTTCTACTGCATTCAATCAATCTACATGTCAACAACGATTACCAAGTATTGCTCAAGCAATGTATGGTATATCTCAAACAATTACACCATCATTTGGATTATTAACACCTAATCCACCACCAAAAGGTCCAATATATAAATGGACtcctgatgatgttgttgcATTTGTTCGTGGTACACCTGGTTGTGGAGCATATGCATCAGcatttttaaataatgaaatagatggtgaagcattattattattagctgaagatcaatttattcaaccaccaattggtatgaaaataggACCAGCTTTGAAATTAGTTGCACGATTAGAATCTTTAAAGAATTGTTGTTAA